The Euphorbia lathyris chromosome 2, ddEupLath1.1, whole genome shotgun sequence genome includes a window with the following:
- the LOC136217081 gene encoding E3 ubiquitin-protein ligase ATL4: MAATLPSSPIPPSSPMISFTINNPNQNPPSSSSPFQNLKPSILVILLILSITFLLSISLCLLLRHLNRRCLRNVSTSSTISTSAAALTSSSNRVSPEINPVISLIDSLPVFAYSSIKRRSATSNGDCAVCLSKFEPEDQLRLLPLCFHAFHVACIDTWLQNNQTCPLCRSPIHASDADILKALSSSIDGGGGGGGDSFRLEIGSISRRQTVSDTGVEPRSSYSVGSFDYVVDDESEVNMSHTRRRSGSDKEIGAQISQEFNLTSEVGAGRSWLKEYVDRLSTSLSSRALSFRSSGRFFTGSSRRSEIGNIGDYDVEVNRVGEEISEMFRWFSGV, encoded by the coding sequence ATGGCGGCAACATTACCATCTTCTCCGATTCCACCTTCTTCTCCGATGATTTCATTCACCATTAACAATCCGAATCAGaatcctccttcttcttcttctccgttTCAAAATCTGAAACCAAGCATTCTCGTTATTCTCCTAATCCTCTCCATCACTTTCCTTCTCTCAATTTCACTCTGTCTTCTCCTCCGTCATCTGAATCGGCGCTGTCTCCGCAACGTTTCTACCTCCTCAACGATCTCAACATCCGCCGCTGCTCTCACTTCTTCCTCCAACCGTGTTTCGCCTGAGATTAATCCTGTCATCTCTCTCATCGACTCTCTCCCGGTGTTCGCTTATAGCTCCATTAAACGGCGTTCGGCGACCTCTAACGGAGATTGCGCTGTTTGTTTGTCGAAGTTTGAACCGGAGGATCAACTTCGTTTACTACCTCTTTGTTTCCATGCTTTTCATGTCGCTTGCATTGATACTTGGCTTCAGAATAATCAGACGTGTCCTTTGTGTCGATCTCCGATTCATGCTTCCGACGCTGATATCTTAAAGGCGCTTTCTAGCTCCATTGacggtggtggtggtggcggtGGAGATAGTTTTCGGCTTGAAATTGGCTCCATTAGCCGCCGCCAAACAGTATCTGATACCGGTGTAGAGCCGCGAAGTTCTTACTCCGTCGGCTCTTTTGATTACGTTGTGGATGATGAATCGGAGGTGAATATGAGTCATACACGCAGAAGAAGCGGTTCCGATAAGGAAATCGGAGCTCAGATATCTCAAGAGTTCAACCTGACATCCGAGGTAGGCGCCGGAAGGAGTTGGCTGAAGGAATACGTTGACAGGCTGTCGACTTCTCTTTCATCTCGCGCTTTGTCTTTTAGAAGCTCTGGGAGGTTCTTCACCGGGAGTAGTCGCCGGAGTGAGATTGGGAATATCGGAGATTACGACGTGGAAGTGAATCGGGTGGGGGAGGAGATCAGCGAAATGTTCCGGTGGTTCTCAGGGGTATGA
- the LOC136216484 gene encoding uncharacterized protein isoform X1 gives MGSSTSRLGSTPSNSRSRFRRSSLSSLFCGASLPVELEDHLDESLPASSQNLAANCDNSMQQSCMASGFETGPSSLTAESGVFAGSSSNADPVKDGSPKPSFGSNSGSGSVIETDVPATSLKCPSSMESLPVDAPGTSLEDQATGTPHSIGETIGDTSLDGNTAGFGSPITSEALPGFILSVGEQGLIGMGVLLVDVVSIHPSTLSSSIGEINNREARRNSRRMYWDALSRISSNRSSNSSTIVSTGSHADDLRSQDRWILDYSGDLHYDGIGHESRYSSRRSDQRRGRRWQSRYEMPDRFHDVHDEQDWESSSCPMGLHPRGSCSCNSSLTSEEPRSLTGISPFIMVADALFEVIEEIRRHRMSLSLSMLTLPAPEAVVDSFPLKNHKKLCGTERGTSDTLQCHICLIDYDEGDKIRVLPCSHEYHMSCVDKWLKEIHGVCPLCREDVSKGSVEDSTSNPEIPSL, from the exons ATGGGTTCCAGCACCAGTAGGTTAGGGTCAACCCCGTCAAATTCCAGGTCAAGGTTCCGTCGATCGTCCTTATCTTCTTTATTCTGCGGCGCTTCTCTTCCGGTCGAG CTGGAAGATCATCTTGATGAATCATTGCCAGCATCTTCTCAGAATTTGGCTGCAAATTGTGATAACTCAATGCAGCAGTCATGTATGGCCTCTGGTTTTGAAACTGGGCCGAGTAGTTTAACTGCTGAAAGTGGAGTATTCGCTGGAAGCAGTAGTAATGCTGATCCTGTCAAGGATGGCTCTCCAAAACCTAGTTTTGGTAGTAATTCCGGAAGTGGCAGTGTCATTGAAACGGATGTACCTGCTACTTCTTTAAAGTGTCCATCGTCTATGGAGTCTCTCCCTGTTGATGCACCAGGCACAAGCCTTGAGGATCAGGCAACTGGGACTCCACATTCAATTGGGGAGACCATAGGGGACACAAGTTTGGATGGGAATACAGCTGGCTTTGGTTCTCCTATAACTTCTgaagcacttccaggatttatCTTATCTGTTGGGGAACAAGGTTTGATTGGCATGGGCGTGCTCTTAGTTGATGTTGTGAGTATACATCCCAGCACTTTGTCTAGTAGCATTGGAGAAATTAATAACCGTGAGGCAAGAAGGAATTCTAGAAGGATGTATTGGGATGCTTTATCCAGAATCAGCTCTAATCGAAGTAGTAATTCTTCAACCATTGTTTCCACGGGTAGTCATGCTGATGATCTAAGATCTCAGGACAGATGGATCCTTGATTATAGTGGTGATCTTCATTATGATGGCATTGGCCATGAGTCTCGATACTCTAGCCGTAGGAGTGATCAACGAAGAGGGCGAAGATGGCAATCAAGATACGAG ATGCCGGACAGGTTTCACGATGTTCATGATGAGCAGGATTGGGAAAGTTCTTCCTGCCCAATGGGGCTTCACCCTCGTGGTTCATGTTCATGCAACTCCTCATTGACTAGTGAAGAGCCCAGAAGCCTTACAGGCATTTCACCGTTTATCATGGTTGCAGATGCACTCTTTGAG GTAATTGAGGAAATTCGTCGCCATCGAATGTCTCTTTCACTCTCTATGCTCACACTTCCTGCTCCAGAAGCAGTTGTAGACTCATTTCCTCTCAAGAATCATAAAAAGTTATGTGGAACTGAGAGAGGAACAAGTGACACACTACA GTGTCACATTTGCTTAATTGACTACGATGAAGGGGATAAGATTAGAGTTCTTCCATGTTCTCATGAGTATCACATGTCATGTGTTGATAAATGGCTCAAAGAAATACATGG GGTATGCCCTCTTTGCAGAGAGGATGTTTCCAAGGGTAGTGTTGAAGATTCTACCTCGAATCCCGAGATCCCGTCTCTGTGA
- the LOC136216484 gene encoding uncharacterized RING finger protein C4G3.12c-like isoform X2 codes for MQQSCMASGFETGPSSLTAESGVFAGSSSNADPVKDGSPKPSFGSNSGSGSVIETDVPATSLKCPSSMESLPVDAPGTSLEDQATGTPHSIGETIGDTSLDGNTAGFGSPITSEALPGFILSVGEQGLIGMGVLLVDVVSIHPSTLSSSIGEINNREARRNSRRMYWDALSRISSNRSSNSSTIVSTGSHADDLRSQDRWILDYSGDLHYDGIGHESRYSSRRSDQRRGRRWQSRYEMPDRFHDVHDEQDWESSSCPMGLHPRGSCSCNSSLTSEEPRSLTGISPFIMVADALFEVIEEIRRHRMSLSLSMLTLPAPEAVVDSFPLKNHKKLCGTERGTSDTLQCHICLIDYDEGDKIRVLPCSHEYHMSCVDKWLKEIHGVCPLCREDVSKGSVEDSTSNPEIPSL; via the exons ATGCAGCAGTCATGTATGGCCTCTGGTTTTGAAACTGGGCCGAGTAGTTTAACTGCTGAAAGTGGAGTATTCGCTGGAAGCAGTAGTAATGCTGATCCTGTCAAGGATGGCTCTCCAAAACCTAGTTTTGGTAGTAATTCCGGAAGTGGCAGTGTCATTGAAACGGATGTACCTGCTACTTCTTTAAAGTGTCCATCGTCTATGGAGTCTCTCCCTGTTGATGCACCAGGCACAAGCCTTGAGGATCAGGCAACTGGGACTCCACATTCAATTGGGGAGACCATAGGGGACACAAGTTTGGATGGGAATACAGCTGGCTTTGGTTCTCCTATAACTTCTgaagcacttccaggatttatCTTATCTGTTGGGGAACAAGGTTTGATTGGCATGGGCGTGCTCTTAGTTGATGTTGTGAGTATACATCCCAGCACTTTGTCTAGTAGCATTGGAGAAATTAATAACCGTGAGGCAAGAAGGAATTCTAGAAGGATGTATTGGGATGCTTTATCCAGAATCAGCTCTAATCGAAGTAGTAATTCTTCAACCATTGTTTCCACGGGTAGTCATGCTGATGATCTAAGATCTCAGGACAGATGGATCCTTGATTATAGTGGTGATCTTCATTATGATGGCATTGGCCATGAGTCTCGATACTCTAGCCGTAGGAGTGATCAACGAAGAGGGCGAAGATGGCAATCAAGATACGAG ATGCCGGACAGGTTTCACGATGTTCATGATGAGCAGGATTGGGAAAGTTCTTCCTGCCCAATGGGGCTTCACCCTCGTGGTTCATGTTCATGCAACTCCTCATTGACTAGTGAAGAGCCCAGAAGCCTTACAGGCATTTCACCGTTTATCATGGTTGCAGATGCACTCTTTGAG GTAATTGAGGAAATTCGTCGCCATCGAATGTCTCTTTCACTCTCTATGCTCACACTTCCTGCTCCAGAAGCAGTTGTAGACTCATTTCCTCTCAAGAATCATAAAAAGTTATGTGGAACTGAGAGAGGAACAAGTGACACACTACA GTGTCACATTTGCTTAATTGACTACGATGAAGGGGATAAGATTAGAGTTCTTCCATGTTCTCATGAGTATCACATGTCATGTGTTGATAAATGGCTCAAAGAAATACATGG GGTATGCCCTCTTTGCAGAGAGGATGTTTCCAAGGGTAGTGTTGAAGATTCTACCTCGAATCCCGAGATCCCGTCTCTGTGA